CTTGCGCAGGGCGGAAGCCATGAGGATGCGTCCAAGGTCTGTCAGGAGGGTCGGTCGGGGGCAGCGTCAGGAGACTGGCTGCGCCGGACAGACGCCGCTGGCCTGCAGTCGGAGGTCGACATACAGGCGAACGGTGAGGTGCCAGACGTTGGTCATCGCCTGCCGACGCTACTCCCAGCCGGCTCCCAGGTGGAAGGAGTGCCCTCCGTGACGATCCTTACAGCGCTCGTTCCGGTGCGGCTCCCGCGCGTCGCGCGGTCACCTCGGCGGCACCGACCGGCGACGGTGGCCCGCGGTGAACGCCCGGACGTTCCCCGCCGTCCGGCCTGGGGGTCTCCTTCGCCCGCGCGCCGTCGACCGAGGGCTCGGGATCGAGTACGCCGAGGCCGGCTGGCCCTGACCTCACTCTCGGTGATGTCCGCGCGGCCCCGTAGCCACCCCCGCCGCTCCCTTTGCTCTGCAGCCACGGACGCATCGGTGACCGTGTGTTCCTGATGCGTCCGTGGCTGCAGAGCAAAGGCGGGGAAATGAAGGTGGCCGGGTCGGTCGAGGAGGGGTGTTTTTGTCCGTTTGGCGGGTTTCTTTCCGGTGAGCGCGGGTTGAGCCCAGGGTGGTGGGTAACGCTGCGTCAGCGTCACGTTGGGTGTCTACGTAACCGGGAAACCATGTGTCGGGGGACGCGCTGCGGACCGGGGCCGAGCGCCCGGGAGAAATGAGAGCCCAGCGGGACCGAGAGCCGGCAGGAGCGAGAGTCGGGGAGGGACCGAGACCTCGGGAGGAAGGAGAGCCCGAAAGGCACGGGAGCCGGAGGGAGCCCCGGGACATGGCCGCGGCCGTGGTCAGCCTCGGCCGTGCGGGGTGGTCCAGCCCGAGAGGTCCGGGCCGAGCGGGACGATCCGGGTCGGGTTGATCGCGTCGTGGGTGGCGTAGTAGTGCCGCTTGATGTGGTCGAAGTCCACCGTCTCGCCGAAGCCCGGCGTCTGGAACAGGTCGCGGGCGTACGCCCACAGCACCGGCATCTCGGTCAGCTTCTGCCGGTTGCACTTGAAGTGGCCGTGGTAGGCCACGTCGAAGCGGACCAGCGTGGTGAACAGCCGCACGTCCGCCTCGGTGATCGCGTCGCCCATCAGGAAACGGCGACCGGCCAGCCGTTCCGACAGCACGTCCAGCCGGGCGAAGAGCGCCCGGTACGCCTCGTCGTACGCCTCCTGGGAGGTGGCGAACCCGCAGCGGTAGACGCCGTTGTTGACGTCCCGGTGGATCTCGGCCATCAGTGTGTCCAGCTCCGGGCGCAGCTCCACCGGGTAGAGGTCCGGCGCGTCCGGCGAGTGGAACCGCCGCCACTCGGTGGAGAAGTCGAGCGTGAGCTGCGGGTAGTCGTTGGTGACCACCCGCCCGGTCAGCGTGTCGACCAGGGCCGGCACGGTCACCCGACCGGTGTAGTCCCGGTCGGTCGCCAGGTATGCCTCGGAGAGGAAGCCGATGCCCAGCACCGGGTCGAAGCCGTCCGGGTCGAGGGCGAAGCGCCAGCCCCGCTCGTCGCGGATCGGGTCGACCGTGCCCAGCGAGATCACCTGGTCCAGGCCGAGCAGGCTGCGTACGATCCGCGCCCGGTGCGCCCACGGGCAGGCCCGGCACCAGATC
The Micromonospora sp. R77 DNA segment above includes these coding regions:
- a CDS encoding glutathione S-transferase family protein, with the protein product MARAQFDAETAGSGQFVRQPNRFTGRVTPHSTSPAGGGPDEQDRWPLEAGRYRLIWCRACPWAHRARIVRSLLGLDQVISLGTVDPIRDERGWRFALDPDGFDPVLGIGFLSEAYLATDRDYTGRVTVPALVDTLTGRVVTNDYPQLTLDFSTEWRRFHSPDAPDLYPVELRPELDTLMAEIHRDVNNGVYRCGFATSQEAYDEAYRALFARLDVLSERLAGRRFLMGDAITEADVRLFTTLVRFDVAYHGHFKCNRQKLTEMPVLWAYARDLFQTPGFGETVDFDHIKRHYYATHDAINPTRIVPLGPDLSGWTTPHGRG